The genomic region aaatatatatatatatatatatatatatatatatatatatacacacaaattttTGTATCCATGGATTGGTCACTGtcactaggtttttttttttttttttggaaaagagtCACTCTTACTAGTTAATTGGGAGGGAAGCTCAAACAGAGGCCGCTCGTTAAGAGGTCAGCACGACTCATCATATGGCCTAGTTGAGAGTTCACATATGCCATGTCATCATGcaaataatatcattttttttttagctactataatttcttttgttaataAATAGAAAATCATAAGGGAAGGTTGTATTATTGACATAAGATAAGTATTTTCTCTTCATCATTATAATAGCCAAGAGCCTTATAGTGGGCACTTCTTAGTGTTTTTAAAACAGACAGGGTTCAACTGCCTCCTCTCCTACTGATACTACTGAAttataaaggggaaaaaaatcttcACTGTTATAATATTATCATAccagttttgattttttgttcacttttctattttgaaaattttttataaaaaataatttttctgttatgaaaaccaaactttaaaaccttctattcttttattttttgtgatatgATTACTCTTTAAACccaatttaaatggaaaaacatTGATAAAAATTGCAggactaagtttttttttgtatttatttttcaagatctctctctctctctctctctctctctctctctctctctctctctctctctctctctctctctctctctctctctctctctctctctctctctctctatatatatatatgtgtgtgtgtgtgtgtgtgtgtgtgtatacatatatatacatatagacACACACGCTAAAATCATATATGCTTctatctagtttttttttttctcgaaaaaaaagtatatattttttgattgggggatggggggtgggggggagtTTGCTTAATTAATGGTCAGAatttaataccatttttttaattatacccTAAACTATCTCTAGAAATTTTTAGTATATGACCCTTCAAATTggaaaaatatgttaaaatgcatgtgacaatttttcattttcactcATATTTAGGGTGAATTTATGAGTATTTTGTTACTAATAACACATTTATTAACACCTATCGAAACgaattatctttctttttatttcctctCTTACTTGTGCTCCCTTTTTATAGTATATAAGGCACTAATTAACAATTTAGTGCCTAGAATAAATGGTTtctcttccaaacaaattttgccCAGTCAATACCACCCACTTAATAAGTATATCCCTAGATTTCTGGTCATATTCAGCCCATTTTTGAAAGAATAACAAACTACTACTGGTTTGGTTAAGCATTTTGGAAGtttaaaattgcatttttaaaacttaaaactctGTTTCACAGTAGCAACTTCTCCTGCCTTTTTTACAAACACtcattttaaaccaaaaaaaaaaaaacaccattttgCAACAGATTATACAAATGTACCCCCACATTctattaaaaacacaaacaaacaaacaaactactACTATATAAGCTGCCCTCGAACCCCATGAATACATCCTCAAGAAATCAAACCCAACCATTGGTGTTAGTACAGGAAGAAAGAAATGGCCCCCTCTTTTTATCTCTCCTTGTTGCTCTCTCTTACGCTAACGATCCTATTCATTAGCCCAGCACATTCACAGTACACTTTATCAGAAAAAGTGCTTAATGATATTTGCTCTAAACACAAACATTCTCCTGTTTGCTTGAAACTCCTCCAATCCTATCCTATTACACCCTTAGCCCACGTTATTGGCCTTACCAAGATTTCAATTAACCAAGCTGCTGTTGCTGCTAATAAAACCATCGAGCTTATGGCTTTACTCAAAAGCAAGACCATGGTCCCCTCATATGCAGCGCAGTATGAAATCTGCCATGAAAAGTATGTAAATATTATCGACCTGACAGAAGCTGCAAAGAAAGCATTGAAAGCTGGTGACTACGAAAAAGTATTTGTTGCTGCTGCACGTATCCTCACTTACAATGCTGATTGTAGCGATGAATTAGGATCCCCCGACTCAGTCCCTCTccaagaaatgaataaaaaagtgtataaCTACCACTTCAAGACACTGTTGCGTGTTTCAAATAGCCTAACAAAAATTGGCTAAAAAATCCTCATGCGCATGTGGCCATGCAATATAGAATATTTGATACTAATATCCCTTTGTTTCAAAACTCCTGTCAGGAGAGAGCTAAATCCTCATGCGCATGTGGCCATGAAGTATAGAATATTTGATATTATCCATCACCTTCTATTGAATTAATATAATATGTAAGTTTCAaatgttgtttggtttttgtttttgtttttgtgtgttttatatAAAGTGTGGTTTGCTTTCTTGATtcacattttgtttttgttttttttaataaatactatTGGATTTGAAATGTGTTCACtttataataaatgtttttttttaaatatttttatcatttaaccAACATAGCATATGGTTCCTTTTAGTCATAGGTGGAATTTATACCCAAATTGACCGGATCTTTTATCTAATTAACACCCACAAAAAACTcaccaattgagttaattaaaattcattctAGACAACCTTTTGACATGAATTAATAGAGTTGTGCAATCAcacttataatatttttttaattactccATATCATTAGAGGAACAAATAAATTACTATCATTATATATCCAAAAAGCTTTAAAAATGACACGTGGTTAATTAATAACTCCTGTATGCACATGGTAGTACTactactataaaaaaaagtcttattcgataatatatatatacacacaaattttTGTATCCACGGATTGGTCactcttactatttttttttttttttttttataagagtcACTCTTACTAGTTAATTGGGAGGGAAGCTCAAACAGATCGAGGCTGCTCGTTAAGAGATCAGCACGACTCATCATTTGGCCTAGCTGAGAGTTCACATATGCCATGTCATCAagcaaataatataatttttttttagctactataatttcttttgttaataaatagaaaattataagGGAAGGTTGTATTATTGACATAAGATAAGTATTTTCTCTTCATCATTATAATAGCCAAGAGCCTTATAGTGGGCACTTCTTAGTGTTTTTAAAACAGACAGGGTTCAACTCCCTCCTCTCCTACTGATACTATTGAATtatgaaggggaaaaaaatcttcACTGTTATAATATTATCATACCAGTGTTGATTTTTTGttcacttttctatttttaaaatttttttataaaaaatcatttttctgtTATGAAAACCAAACTTTAAAACcttctattcttttattttttgtgatatgATTACTCTTTAAACccaatttaaatggaaaaacatTGATAAAAATTGCAGGACTAaggattttttttgtatttatttttcaagatcAAAGACTCAAAGACACtttttttattaccaaaaaaaaaaaaaaacacacacacacacacatttttccCCAAACCAAAGTAATTTATTGGAATATTCTCTCACGCTGGATAGAAACAAGAGCCACAACGTTGCTAACTTGGTGTCCTCAGGCACAAGGTTGGTATAAAGTGAACGTTGATGGAGCAGTTTTTGCAGATTAAGAGAAAGCTTACTAGCCCCTTCTACAATCAGTTTTATCAGCAGCAGTGTTCTTGCTCAACTGCAATGCTTCTGAAGAGTATAAGAATTTCTCATACTAGGCGAGGAAGCAACACACTTGCTCACCAGCAGAAGTCTccatattttgttgttttcggATTTATCCCGTGACGTAGAACAtttattttcccattaatgAAAATTACAATCCTACTTTCCATTGAAATTCTCcccatatttttatttgagtgAGTTTTCTTCCccctaattaataattttgtacAAGTATTCACAATAGTTGCTACTAATATATTTTTGGCTAAAATCATAAGGGTAAGGTTGTAATTTTCACAAAAGTATTTATATAAAACACTCTAAAATATTTTGTCCTAACTTAGTCATTAGTGTGGAAAACACTAGATGTCAAATTGAGCTACATATAAAGCTATTAGCATTGTCTAccttttaaaggaaaaaatatatgcCTGATATCAAAGCCAAAGTTTAAATCCTTctctaactctttttttttcacaatatcaTTCCTCTCTCAACACAATTTAGGTTTGGTTGGGTtggaagttatttttttttaacccaatcAGATCTTGTTTGGTTGAGAAATTCTCAACCAATCATATGTGTAGAGACCAACCTAACCCACATGGGTTAAGTTGTGTTAACATGTTTTATACATTATAAAAATTTGGACATGCATTTATAAACTGATTAATCacttattttcaataaattattataattcacataatatacataaattatattccaaattTTCATATTCATCAAAACTAAATcttaaaataccaaaataaatcaaatataaatatgaaaataaggataatagtataaattaatatatgtggTTGGTCGGATTGGTTGGAAAAACTATCAACACAACATTATACCTTGCCTATTTACACACAATTTCTATCTA from Castanea sativa cultivar Marrone di Chiusa Pesio chromosome 11, ASM4071231v1 harbors:
- the LOC142617020 gene encoding pectinesterase inhibitor-like, which gives rise to MAPSFYLSLLLSLTLTILFISPAHSQYTLSEKVLNDICSKHKHSPVCLKLLQSYPITPLAHVIGLTKISINQAAVAANKTIELMALLKSKTMVPSYAAQYEICHEKYVNIIDLTEAAKKALKAGDYEKVFVAAARILTYNADCSDELGSPDSVPLQEMNKKVYNYHFKTLLRVSNSLTKIG